The Bacteroides acidifaciens genome includes a region encoding these proteins:
- the hisS gene encoding histidine--tRNA ligase, with protein sequence MAAKPSIPKGTRDFSPVEMAKRNYIFNTIRDVYHLYGFQQIETPSMEMLSTLMGKYGDEGDKLLFKIQNSGDYFSGITDEELLSRNAAKLASKFCEKGLRYDLTVPFARYVVMHRDEITFPFKRYQIQPVWRADRPQKGRYREFYQCDADVVGSDSLLNEVELMQIVDTVFSRFNIRVCIKINNRKILSGIAEIIGESDKIVDITVAIDKLDKIGLDNVNAELKDKGISDEAIAKLQPIILLSGTNAEKLATLKNVLSASEVGLKGVEESEFILNTLEAMGLKNEIELDLTLARGLNYYTGAIFEVKALDVQIGSITGGGRYDNLTGVFGMAGVSGVGISFGADRIFDVLNQLDLYPKEAVNGTEILFINFGEKEAAFSMGILAKVRTAGIRAEIFPDAAKMKKQMSYANAKNIPFVAIVGENEMNEGKVMLKNMETGEQNLVSAEELIAAVKK encoded by the coding sequence ATGGCAGCAAAACCAAGTATTCCTAAAGGAACTCGTGACTTTTCGCCGGTAGAGATGGCGAAGCGTAATTATATATTCAATACGATTCGTGACGTATATCATTTGTATGGTTTCCAGCAGATTGAGACTCCGTCGATGGAAATGCTTTCTACACTGATGGGAAAGTACGGTGATGAGGGAGATAAACTACTCTTTAAGATTCAGAATTCAGGAGATTATTTTTCCGGGATTACTGACGAAGAATTGTTGAGCCGTAATGCTGCGAAGCTGGCAAGCAAATTCTGTGAGAAAGGATTACGTTATGACCTGACTGTGCCTTTTGCCCGTTATGTGGTGATGCACCGTGATGAAATCACCTTCCCGTTCAAGCGCTATCAGATTCAACCGGTGTGGCGTGCCGACCGTCCGCAGAAGGGACGCTATCGCGAATTCTATCAATGTGACGCTGACGTGGTGGGCAGTGACTCATTGCTGAACGAAGTGGAATTGATGCAGATTGTCGATACCGTTTTTAGTCGTTTTAATATTCGTGTATGTATTAAGATTAACAACCGCAAGATTCTTTCCGGTATTGCAGAGATTATCGGTGAATCGGATAAGATTGTCGACATTACTGTGGCGATAGACAAACTGGATAAAATCGGGTTGGATAATGTAAATGCCGAGTTGAAAGATAAGGGTATCAGTGATGAGGCTATCGCCAAGTTGCAGCCGATTATCCTTCTTAGCGGAACAAATGCAGAGAAGCTTGCGACGTTGAAAAATGTACTGTCAGCCAGTGAAGTGGGATTGAAGGGAGTGGAAGAAAGCGAATTCATCTTGAATACTTTGGAAGCAATGGGATTGAAGAATGAAATCGAACTCGACTTGACTTTAGCTCGCGGACTGAACTATTATACAGGTGCTATTTTTGAAGTGAAAGCACTGGATGTACAAATCGGAAGTATCACGGGTGGCGGTCGTTATGACAACCTGACCGGTGTATTCGGTATGGCAGGAGTTTCGGGTGTCGGCATATCTTTCGGTGCAGACCGTATCTTCGACGTCTTGAACCAACTCGACCTTTATCCGAAAGAAGCCGTGAACGGAACTGAAATCCTGTTTATCAACTTCGGTGAAAAGGAAGCTGCTTTCTCTATGGGAATTTTGGCTAAAGTGCGCACTGCCGGTATCCGTGCGGAGATTTTCCCGGATGCTGCGAAGATGAAGAAGCAGATGAGCTATGCCAATGCAAAAAATATCCCGTTTGTAGCCATTGTCGGCGAAAACGAGATGAACGAAGGAAAAGTGATGTTGAAGAATATGGAGACTGGAGAACAAAACCTTGTTTCGGCAGAAGAGTTGATTGCTGCTGTGAAGAAATAA
- a CDS encoding prolyl oligopeptidase family serine peptidase, translating to MVFTILLATGFAFQAQAQERLTSYKVRNAIEVRTPIMNDSINPKGEKHSVKMLLKTPVVLDLPDAQMQSLAVDTAGYLSLEKAEKNNKLYLLKTQIRAERFLKGKLKVTSPVRWEVFIDGVSKQTKDAAEDSITSASSREIAIAMEPERDYEITFKLLSASEDKAAPTLKCELIKDEKFKEIACTLTPDAKQRFSLDNTVYGNRTISVAISPSGKYLLTRYWNNHSAKRSRTYCELSDLKTGKVLLDNARDGMRWMPKSDKLYYTVTALNGNDVIALDPATLREEVILKGIPEQNFTWSPNEDFLIYYPREEGIKEEGALRRIVSPADRIPNTRGRSFLAKYDIANGVSERLTYGNHSTYLQDISPDGKYIVYSTSKENITQRPFSLSSLYLVDLETLKVDTLFHNERFLGGASYSPDGKQLLLTASPEAFGGIGKNCGSHPIANDFDTQAFIMDLATRKIQPITKDFNPTVSPLQWNRGDGCIYFNTDDGDCKNIYRYSPKSGNFEKLNLETDVVSTFTLSEYNPAIAAYIGQSDSTSGVAYLYDMKKKTSRLLADPMKPILDKIELGKTEPWNFTASDGTVITGKMCLPPDFDPNKKYPLIVYYYGGTTPTTRGIGNPYCAQLFASRDYVVYVIQPSGTIGFGQEFSARHVNAWGKRTADDIIEGTKQFCKEHTFVDAKKIGCIGASYGGFMTQYLQTQTDIFAAAVSHAGISDVTSYWGEGYWGYSYNAIAAADSYPWKNPELFTKQGSLFNADKINTPLLLLHGTVDTNVPIGESIQLFNALKILGKTVEFITVDGENHFISNYDKRIKWHNSIMAWFARWLQDRPEWWNELYPERHL from the coding sequence ATGGTCTTTACCATTTTATTGGCAACCGGGTTTGCTTTCCAAGCCCAAGCCCAAGAGAGACTGACAAGCTACAAAGTACGAAATGCTATCGAGGTACGTACTCCCATTATGAACGACAGCATTAACCCGAAAGGAGAAAAACATTCAGTGAAAATGTTGCTCAAAACTCCGGTCGTATTAGATTTGCCGGATGCTCAAATGCAGTCATTGGCTGTCGATACGGCAGGTTATCTGAGCCTGGAAAAAGCGGAGAAAAACAACAAACTCTACTTGCTGAAAACGCAAATACGTGCGGAACGCTTCCTGAAAGGGAAACTGAAAGTGACTTCTCCCGTCCGCTGGGAAGTCTTTATCGACGGAGTTTCCAAGCAGACAAAAGACGCTGCCGAAGATAGCATCACTTCCGCCTCTTCACGCGAAATAGCCATCGCCATGGAGCCTGAACGCGATTATGAGATTACGTTCAAACTACTTTCCGCTTCGGAAGACAAAGCAGCTCCTACCTTGAAATGTGAACTTATCAAAGACGAGAAATTCAAGGAGATTGCCTGCACGCTTACTCCCGACGCAAAGCAACGTTTCTCACTCGACAATACCGTATATGGCAACCGGACGATTTCTGTTGCCATCTCTCCCAGCGGAAAGTATTTATTAACCCGCTACTGGAACAATCATTCCGCCAAACGTTCGCGCACTTATTGCGAACTCAGCGACTTGAAAACCGGAAAAGTTCTTTTGGATAACGCAAGGGACGGTATGCGCTGGATGCCGAAAAGCGACAAGCTGTATTATACCGTCACTGCCTTAAATGGAAACGATGTAATCGCACTCGACCCTGCCACCCTTCGCGAAGAGGTTATTTTAAAAGGAATCCCCGAACAGAATTTCACATGGTCGCCCAATGAGGACTTCCTTATTTATTATCCCAGAGAGGAAGGGATAAAGGAAGAAGGTGCTCTCCGCCGTATTGTAAGTCCGGCAGACCGTATTCCCAATACCCGGGGACGCAGCTTCCTGGCTAAATACGACATAGCCAACGGAGTTTCCGAACGGCTGACTTACGGCAATCACAGCACTTACCTGCAGGATATTTCTCCCGACGGAAAGTATATAGTGTACAGTACTTCTAAAGAAAATATCACCCAACGTCCTTTCTCTTTGTCTTCTCTTTATCTGGTAGACTTGGAGACTCTGAAAGTAGATACGCTCTTCCATAACGAAAGATTTCTAGGTGGCGCCAGCTATTCACCGGACGGAAAACAGTTGTTACTGACTGCAAGCCCCGAAGCATTCGGCGGTATCGGCAAGAACTGCGGCAGTCATCCCATTGCCAATGATTTCGACACGCAAGCCTTTATCATGGACTTGGCTACGCGCAAAATCCAGCCGATAACCAAAGACTTCAACCCTACCGTCAGCCCCTTGCAATGGAATCGCGGAGACGGTTGTATCTACTTCAACACGGACGACGGCGACTGCAAGAATATCTACCGTTATTCTCCGAAAAGCGGTAATTTCGAAAAGTTGAACCTCGAAACAGATGTTGTCAGCACTTTCACCTTGTCTGAATATAATCCGGCTATTGCCGCCTATATCGGTCAATCGGATAGCACTTCGGGAGTCGCCTACCTTTACGATATGAAGAAAAAAACTTCCCGCCTGCTTGCCGACCCGATGAAACCGATTCTAGACAAAATAGAATTAGGTAAAACAGAACCTTGGAACTTTACAGCTTCGGACGGCACAGTTATCACCGGAAAGATGTGTCTTCCACCTGACTTCGACCCTAACAAGAAGTATCCGTTAATCGTTTACTATTACGGCGGTACCACTCCTACGACACGCGGTATCGGCAACCCATATTGCGCCCAACTGTTCGCATCACGTGATTACGTAGTATATGTCATTCAGCCCAGCGGTACTATCGGCTTCGGTCAGGAGTTTTCCGCACGCCACGTCAATGCTTGGGGAAAACGGACTGCGGATGATATTATCGAAGGAACGAAACAGTTCTGCAAGGAACATACCTTTGTGGATGCGAAAAAAATCGGATGCATCGGTGCTTCTTATGGTGGATTCATGACCCAATACCTGCAAACTCAGACTGATATTTTCGCCGCTGCCGTATCCCATGCAGGTATCAGTGACGTGACAAGTTATTGGGGAGAAGGGTACTGGGGATATTCATACAACGCGATTGCGGCTGCCGACAGCTATCCCTGGAAGAACCCGGAACTGTTCACCAAACAAGGTTCCCTGTTCAATGCCGACAAGATTAACACTCCGTTATTATTGCTACATGGCACAGTGGATACGAATGTGCCTATCGGAGAAAGTATCCAGCTTTTCAATGCGCTGAAGATATTAGGCAAGACCGTAGAGTTTATTACTGTGGATGGCGAAAACCATTTCATTTCAAATTACGACAAACGTATCAAATGGCACAACTCTATCATGGCCTGGTTTGCACGTTGGCTGCAAGACCGTCCCGAATGGTGGAATGAGTTATATCCGGAACGTCATTTGTAA
- the hydF gene encoding [FeFe] hydrogenase H-cluster maturation GTPase HydF, with translation MSLTDTPNANRLHIALFGKRNSGKSSLINALTGQDTAIVSDTPGTTTDLVSKAMEIQGIGPCLFIDTPGFDDEGELGEMRIARTLKAIEKTDIALLLCEDDSTSCEKERLESPEDEMLKLLKEKNIPVILILNKIDIRENTDAVAARIELQYNQRPLLVSAKEGTGIEEIRQAILEKLPSDFGQQSITGELVAENDLVLLVMPQDIQAPKGRLILPQVQTIRELLDKKCLVMTCTTDKLPETLQALAYPPKLIITDSQVFKTVYEQKPEKSKLTSFSVLFAGYKGDIHYYVESAAAIESLTESSRVLIAEACTHAPLSEDIGRVKLPRLLRKRIGEKLQIDIVGGTDFPQDLTPYSLVIHCGACMFNRKYVLSRIDRARKQHIPMTNYGVAIAYLNGILEQIEY, from the coding sequence ATGAGCTTGACAGATACTCCCAACGCCAACAGACTCCACATAGCCCTTTTCGGCAAACGGAACAGCGGCAAGTCTTCTCTTATCAATGCGCTGACAGGACAAGATACCGCCATCGTCTCGGATACGCCCGGCACAACGACCGACCTTGTTTCCAAAGCAATGGAGATTCAAGGTATTGGTCCTTGTCTTTTTATAGATACTCCGGGATTCGACGACGAAGGAGAACTAGGTGAAATGCGTATCGCCCGGACATTGAAGGCGATTGAAAAGACAGACATTGCGCTACTGCTTTGTGAAGATGATTCAACTTCTTGCGAAAAAGAAAGGTTGGAGTCACCGGAAGATGAAATGTTGAAGCTACTGAAAGAGAAGAATATTCCTGTCATCCTGATACTGAACAAAATTGATATACGCGAAAACACCGATGCGGTGGCCGCACGGATTGAGCTGCAATATAACCAGCGCCCGTTGCTTGTCAGCGCAAAAGAAGGAACAGGAATTGAAGAAATCCGGCAGGCGATTCTTGAAAAGCTCCCTTCGGACTTCGGTCAGCAGAGTATCACCGGAGAACTTGTCGCTGAGAATGACCTCGTGTTACTAGTCATGCCACAGGATATTCAAGCTCCTAAAGGCAGGCTCATCCTGCCACAGGTACAGACTATCCGTGAACTGCTGGATAAGAAATGCCTTGTGATGACTTGTACTACCGATAAACTTCCGGAAACTTTACAGGCTCTTGCCTATCCGCCGAAGTTAATCATCACCGATTCGCAAGTATTCAAAACCGTCTACGAACAGAAACCGGAAAAAAGCAAACTGACTTCTTTCTCTGTTCTCTTTGCGGGATATAAAGGGGATATTCATTATTATGTAGAAAGTGCTGCCGCCATTGAAAGCCTGACGGAATCATCGCGCGTACTGATAGCGGAAGCCTGTACACATGCTCCCCTTTCCGAAGACATCGGAAGAGTGAAACTCCCACGCCTGTTACGAAAAAGAATCGGAGAGAAACTGCAGATTGATATTGTAGGCGGAACGGATTTTCCACAGGATTTGACTCCTTATTCTTTAGTCATTCATTGCGGAGCATGTATGTTCAACCGCAAGTATGTGCTCAGCCGCATCGACCGTGCACGGAAGCAGCATATCCCTATGACGAATTACGGAGTAGCAATTGCCTACCTCAATGGGATACTTGAACAAATTGAATATTAA
- the hydG gene encoding [FeFe] hydrogenase H-cluster radical SAM maturase HydG — MIYQADSSKAEEFIHHEEILDTLEYAQNNKDNRALIEQLIEKAALCKGLTHREAAVLLECDQPDLIERIFHLAKEIKQKFYGNRIVMFAPLYLSNYCVNGCIYCPYHAKNKTIARKKLTQEEIRREVIALQDMGHKRLALEAGEHPTLNPIEYILESIRTIYSIKHKNGAIRRVNVNIAATTVENYRRLKEAGIGTYILFQETYHKENYETLHPTGPKSNYAYHTEAMDRAMEGGIDDVGIGVLFGLNTYRYDFTGLLMHAEHLEARFGVGPHTISVPRICSADDIDAGDFPNAISDEIFSKIVAVIRIAVPYTGMIISTRESQESRKKVLELGISQISGGSRTSVGGYAEKELPDNNSAQFDVSDTRTLDEVVNWLLELGYIPSFCTACYREGRTGDRFMALVKSGQIANCCGPNALMTLKEYLEDYASEDTRQKGLELILKETEQIPNPKIREIAIRNLKAIAEGKRDFRF, encoded by the coding sequence ATGATATACCAAGCAGATTCATCCAAAGCAGAAGAGTTTATCCACCACGAAGAGATTCTAGATACACTGGAATACGCGCAAAACAACAAGGATAACCGTGCACTGATTGAACAACTTATTGAAAAAGCTGCCCTGTGCAAGGGACTGACCCACCGTGAGGCAGCCGTCCTGCTGGAATGCGACCAACCTGACCTGATAGAACGTATCTTTCATCTCGCCAAAGAAATCAAACAGAAGTTCTACGGCAACCGCATCGTCATGTTCGCACCGCTTTATCTGTCGAATTATTGCGTAAACGGCTGTATATACTGCCCGTACCACGCCAAGAACAAAACGATTGCACGTAAGAAACTGACACAGGAAGAAATCCGACGAGAAGTGATTGCCTTGCAGGATATGGGGCACAAACGTCTCGCCCTTGAAGCCGGAGAGCATCCGACACTGAACCCGATAGAGTATATTCTCGAATCTATCCGGACGATTTACAGTATCAAGCATAAGAACGGCGCGATAAGGCGGGTGAATGTCAACATCGCCGCTACCACCGTAGAGAACTACCGCCGTTTAAAAGAAGCGGGCATCGGCACTTATATCTTATTCCAAGAAACTTACCATAAGGAAAACTACGAAACGCTCCACCCTACCGGTCCGAAAAGCAACTACGCTTATCATACCGAAGCTATGGACCGCGCCATGGAAGGGGGAATTGACGATGTAGGGATAGGCGTACTTTTCGGTTTGAATACATACCGGTACGATTTTACAGGCTTGTTGATGCATGCCGAGCACTTGGAAGCCCGGTTCGGTGTAGGGCCGCATACTATCAGTGTGCCGCGTATTTGCTCGGCGGATGATATTGACGCGGGAGATTTCCCGAACGCCATTTCCGATGAGATATTCAGCAAGATTGTAGCTGTCATCCGCATTGCGGTTCCCTATACGGGAATGATTATCTCCACACGCGAGTCGCAGGAATCACGGAAAAAGGTGCTCGAACTGGGGATTTCACAAATCAGCGGCGGTTCGCGTACCAGCGTAGGCGGATATGCTGAAAAAGAACTGCCCGACAATAACTCCGCCCAATTTGATGTAAGTGATACGAGGACATTGGACGAGGTGGTCAACTGGTTACTCGAACTTGGCTACATCCCCAGTTTCTGTACGGCATGTTATCGGGAAGGACGGACGGGCGACCGCTTTATGGCGCTCGTGAAATCCGGCCAGATAGCAAATTGCTGCGGACCGAATGCCCTGATGACTCTGAAAGAGTATCTGGAAGATTATGCTTCAGAAGATACCCGACAGAAAGGATTGGAACTGATTCTAAAAGAAACGGAACAAATCCCCAACCCCAAAATCAGAGAAATAGCCATCCGAAACCTCAAAGCCATCGCCGAAGGCAAAAGAGACTTTAGATTTTAG
- the hydE gene encoding [FeFe] hydrogenase H-cluster radical SAM maturase HydE, producing MKQWIDKLRQERTLRQEEFRQLLTECDAETLRTINEQAQEVSLLHFGNKIYIRGLIEVSNCCRNNCYYCGIRKGNPNIERYRLTQENILDCCKQGYELGFRTFVLQGGEDPALTDDRIEKTVAAIRQNYPDCAITLSLGEKSREAYERFFRAGANRYLLRHETYNELHYGQLHPTDMSCKQRLQCLQDLKNIGYQTGTGIMVGSPGQTVEHIIEDIRFIEKLRPEMIGIGPFLPHHDTPFAGYPSGTVEQTLLLLSIFRLMHPSALIPATTALATLAPDGRERGILAGANVVMPNLSPREERKKYELYNDKASLGAESAEGLAALQKQLDAIGYGISTERGDFNITEL from the coding sequence ATGAAACAATGGATAGATAAACTCCGACAGGAAAGAACACTCCGGCAGGAAGAATTCCGGCAACTGTTGACTGAATGTGACGCAGAAACCCTGCGGACCATCAACGAACAGGCACAGGAAGTCAGCCTGCTCCACTTCGGCAACAAGATTTATATCCGCGGACTGATTGAAGTCAGTAATTGCTGCCGGAACAATTGTTATTACTGCGGCATCCGAAAGGGAAACCCGAATATCGAACGCTACCGGCTGACCCAAGAAAACATCCTGGACTGCTGCAAGCAAGGTTATGAACTGGGTTTCCGCACTTTCGTGCTGCAAGGCGGAGAAGACCCTGCCCTGACAGACGACCGGATAGAAAAAACGGTCGCTGCCATCCGGCAGAATTATCCGGATTGCGCCATCACACTGTCACTCGGCGAAAAGTCGCGCGAAGCGTACGAGCGTTTCTTCCGGGCAGGTGCCAACCGCTACTTACTTCGTCACGAAACCTACAACGAGCTGCATTACGGACAACTGCACCCGACGGATATGTCCTGCAAACAGCGTTTGCAATGTTTGCAAGATTTAAAGAACATCGGTTATCAGACGGGAACAGGAATCATGGTCGGCAGTCCCGGACAAACGGTGGAACATATCATCGAGGATATCCGGTTTATAGAAAAGCTCCGTCCGGAAATGATTGGCATCGGTCCTTTCCTGCCCCACCATGACACACCTTTTGCCGGATACCCAAGTGGCACGGTGGAACAGACCCTTCTTTTACTATCCATCTTCCGCCTGATGCACCCGTCCGCATTGATTCCGGCAACCACGGCACTGGCTACGCTCGCTCCCGACGGCAGAGAACGGGGAATACTGGCAGGAGCGAATGTGGTAATGCCCAACCTGTCGCCCCGGGAAGAACGGAAGAAATATGAATTATACAATGACAAAGCTTCACTCGGAGCGGAATCTGCCGAAGGACTGGCTGCGCTACAAAAGCAGTTGGACGCTATCGGCTACGGGATTTCCACCGAAAGAGGAGACTTTAATATAACAGAATTATGA
- a CDS encoding 4Fe-4S dicluster domain-containing protein, translating to MAFTNNIMIVRHKLLADLVRLWKNDQLVEKIDRLPIELSPRKSKPLGRCCVHKERAVWRYKTFPLMGLDMTDEHDEVTPLSDYARMALSRPEPDKENIMCVIDEACSSCVQINYEITNLCRGCVARSCYMNCPKDAIRFKKNGQAMIDHDTCVSCGICHKSCPYHAIVYIPVPCEEACPVKAISKDEHGIEHIDESKCIYCGKCMNACPFGAIFEISQTFDVLQRIRKGEKMVAIIAPSILGQFKTSIGQVYGAFKEIGFTDVIEVAEGAMSTTSNEAHELLEKLEEGQPFMTTSCCPSYIELVEKHIPGMKPYVSTTGSPMYYAARIAKEKHPDAKVVFVGPCVAKRKEVRRDEAVDYILTFEEVGSILDGLDIQLEQVQEFSILHTSVREAHGFAQAGGVMGAVKAYLKEEAEKINAIQVSDINKKNIALLRACAKTGKAAGQFIEVMACEGGCITGPSTHNDIVSGRRQLAQELLKRKESYETMDR from the coding sequence TTGTTAGACTTTGGAAAAACGACCAGTTAGTAGAAAAGATAGACCGACTCCCGATCGAGCTGAGTCCGCGGAAATCAAAACCGCTAGGGCGTTGCTGTGTACACAAAGAACGGGCAGTGTGGAGATACAAGACTTTTCCGCTGATGGGGCTGGACATGACAGACGAACACGACGAAGTAACTCCACTTTCCGATTACGCACGCATGGCGCTGAGCCGTCCCGAACCGGACAAGGAGAATATCATGTGCGTTATTGACGAAGCATGCTCTTCCTGCGTACAAATCAATTACGAGATTACGAACCTTTGTCGCGGCTGTGTAGCCCGCAGTTGCTACATGAACTGCCCGAAGGACGCCATACGTTTCAAGAAAAACGGTCAGGCAATGATTGACCATGATACATGTGTCAGTTGCGGTATCTGTCACAAAAGTTGTCCTTACCACGCTATCGTATATATCCCTGTGCCTTGCGAGGAAGCTTGTCCGGTAAAAGCTATCAGTAAAGATGAACATGGCATAGAACATATCGACGAAAGCAAATGCATCTATTGCGGAAAGTGCATGAATGCTTGTCCGTTCGGTGCCATCTTCGAGATTTCACAGACGTTCGATGTGCTGCAACGGATTCGTAAAGGAGAAAAGATGGTCGCTATCATCGCTCCGTCTATCCTCGGACAATTCAAGACTTCCATCGGACAAGTGTACGGCGCTTTTAAGGAAATAGGATTCACCGATGTGATTGAAGTAGCCGAAGGCGCTATGTCAACTACCAGCAACGAAGCGCACGAATTATTGGAGAAGCTGGAAGAAGGACAGCCGTTCATGACTACTTCCTGTTGTCCCTCTTATATAGAATTGGTAGAGAAACATATTCCGGGCATGAAACCCTATGTATCTACCACCGGTTCGCCGATGTACTATGCGGCACGGATTGCCAAAGAGAAACATCCCGACGCTAAAGTCGTATTCGTAGGTCCTTGCGTGGCCAAACGCAAAGAGGTGCGTCGCGATGAAGCTGTGGACTACATTCTGACATTTGAAGAAGTGGGCTCGATTCTTGACGGACTGGATATCCAGTTGGAGCAAGTGCAGGAATTCTCCATATTGCATACTTCCGTCCGCGAAGCACACGGGTTTGCGCAGGCAGGCGGCGTGATGGGAGCAGTCAAGGCTTATCTGAAAGAGGAAGCAGAGAAAATCAATGCGATACAGGTATCGGATATCAACAAGAAGAACATTGCCCTGCTACGTGCTTGTGCCAAGACAGGAAAAGCTGCCGGGCAGTTTATTGAAGTGATGGCTTGCGAAGGCGGATGCATCACCGGGCCGAGTACGCACAACGATATTGTTTCAGGACGTCGCCAACTGGCACAGGAGCTTCTCAAACGGAAAGAGAGCTATGAAACAATGGATAGATAA